A window from Acidimicrobiales bacterium encodes these proteins:
- a CDS encoding MFS transporter gives MTTALRLHRWNDRVTVGVALAALAGGFGQFGAVAALGDVAKGFGQVTHGATVAEQAGLSATVLGAGLAIIRLASLGGLPVAALADRFGRRRLLLATLAGGLGLTALAAASPSYWWFVAIFALGRPLLSGADAVAQVCAAEQTDTENRSRAVALVAAGYGVGAGLTAITHSVGLGWLGFRGLFALALVPLAGLGLLRRWIAEPDRFLAAANRERRFPVFGGVGRNFRRRLAVVAALAFTLSVITGPANGFAFLYAENIVRQPGYVTALMVVGAGAAGLIGLFVGQWLADNIGRRATASFGMVGIALFAVVAYSGSGAALIVGYSFGVLTGSILAPAVGALVNELFPTSVRGSVAGWWIAAGVVGAAVGLVTFGAVADVRNQFALAATVTFLPAAVAAGLFWLLPETRGRELEQLNPPL, from the coding sequence CTGGCGGGGGGTTTCGGACAATTTGGTGCGGTTGCTGCTTTGGGCGACGTTGCCAAGGGGTTCGGCCAGGTCACCCACGGAGCGACGGTCGCAGAGCAGGCCGGCCTCTCGGCAACGGTGCTTGGCGCGGGCCTCGCCATCATCCGCCTGGCGTCGTTAGGTGGTCTGCCGGTGGCGGCCTTGGCTGATCGATTCGGCCGGCGGCGACTGCTGCTGGCGACGTTGGCGGGTGGCTTGGGGCTGACCGCGCTCGCAGCGGCGAGCCCTAGCTACTGGTGGTTCGTTGCGATCTTCGCGTTGGGTCGTCCTCTTCTCAGCGGTGCGGACGCGGTGGCACAGGTCTGCGCAGCGGAGCAGACCGACACCGAGAATCGATCCAGGGCGGTTGCTTTGGTGGCGGCGGGTTACGGAGTCGGAGCGGGGCTGACGGCGATCACGCACAGTGTGGGCCTCGGTTGGCTCGGCTTCAGAGGCTTGTTCGCCCTCGCGTTGGTGCCGCTGGCCGGTCTCGGCTTGTTGAGGCGATGGATAGCAGAGCCCGACCGGTTCCTGGCCGCTGCAAATCGAGAGCGACGGTTCCCCGTATTCGGCGGAGTGGGCCGTAACTTTCGCCGCCGGCTTGCTGTCGTCGCGGCTCTTGCGTTCACCTTGTCGGTGATCACCGGCCCTGCGAACGGATTCGCGTTTCTCTATGCCGAGAACATCGTTCGCCAACCCGGCTACGTCACCGCACTGATGGTGGTGGGGGCTGGAGCCGCCGGGCTCATCGGGTTGTTCGTTGGCCAGTGGTTGGCGGACAACATTGGCAGGCGGGCGACCGCGTCATTCGGCATGGTCGGCATCGCTTTGTTTGCGGTCGTCGCCTACTCCGGATCGGGAGCGGCACTGATCGTCGGCTACTCGTTTGGCGTACTGACCGGTTCGATCCTCGCCCCGGCTGTCGGCGCGCTCGTCAACGAACTCTTTCCGACCTCGGTGCGAGGGTCTGTAGCGGGCTGGTGGATAGCAGCGGGTGTCGTCGGCGCCGCGGTCGGGCTGGTGACCTTCGGGGCGGTCGCAGACGTGCGAAACCAGTTTGCCCTGGCGGCAACCGTCACGTTCCTTCCGGCCGCGGTGGCCGCCGGCTTGTTCTGGCTGCTTCCTGAAACGCGCGGCCGCGAACTCGAGCAGCTCAACCCACCCTTATGA
- a CDS encoding zinc-dependent alcohol dehydrogenase family protein, with product MLAWVVDRPAPIDDKPLKVVKRDEPLPGPGQVRVRVLACGVCRTDLHLAEGDLVPRRHGVTPGHEVVGVVDALGAGANRFKIGDRIGIAWLRHTCGTCRFCRSGRENLCVSPLFTGWDEDGGFAEYAVVDEGYAYFLPPGFSDVEAAPLLCSGIIGYRALRRANLPRFGRLGIYGFGASAHLAAQIAIKEGATVHVLTRSAEARRLALDLGAASARDSTDPPPEPLDAAILFAPVGTLVPVALGALDRGGTLAIAGIHLSDIPSLDYRRHLFEERILTSVTANTRADGEELLLAADRLHLHVTTTSYELEGVDQALSDVAHDRITGAAVIRVG from the coding sequence GTGCTCGCCTGGGTTGTCGACCGTCCTGCGCCAATCGACGACAAGCCACTCAAGGTCGTCAAACGAGACGAACCCTTACCGGGCCCCGGCCAGGTCCGCGTTCGGGTCCTCGCCTGCGGAGTCTGCCGTACGGACCTCCACCTGGCCGAAGGCGATCTGGTTCCGCGGCGTCACGGAGTTACGCCCGGTCACGAGGTGGTAGGAGTGGTCGACGCGCTCGGCGCGGGAGCGAATCGCTTCAAGATAGGCGACCGGATCGGCATCGCCTGGCTGAGGCATACGTGCGGTACGTGCCGGTTCTGCCGTTCAGGCCGGGAGAATCTCTGCGTGTCCCCTCTCTTCACCGGCTGGGACGAGGATGGAGGTTTCGCGGAGTACGCGGTCGTAGACGAGGGGTACGCCTACTTCCTTCCGCCGGGCTTTTCGGATGTCGAAGCCGCACCCTTGCTGTGCTCAGGGATCATCGGTTACCGCGCACTCCGCAGGGCGAACCTCCCACGGTTCGGCCGGCTTGGCATCTACGGCTTTGGGGCATCGGCTCATCTAGCGGCCCAGATCGCGATCAAAGAGGGAGCCACCGTCCACGTTCTGACCAGGTCGGCGGAGGCTCGCCGGCTGGCCCTCGATCTCGGCGCCGCATCGGCGAGAGATTCGACCGACCCGCCGCCTGAACCTCTCGATGCGGCCATCCTCTTCGCCCCGGTTGGGACTCTCGTTCCCGTGGCCTTGGGAGCTCTCGACCGAGGGGGCACGTTGGCGATAGCCGGAATCCATCTCAGCGACATTCCGTCTCTCGATTACCGAAGACATCTCTTCGAGGAGCGGATCCTCACGAGCGTGACGGCCAACACGCGGGCTGACGGCGAGGAGCTGCTCCTCGCGGCGGACCGGCTGCATCTCCACGTCACCACGACGTCGTACGAGCTCGAAGGTGTCGACCAAGCGCTCTCCGACGTGGCGCATGACAGGATCACCGGTGCCGCCGTCATAAGGGTGGGTTGA